The sequence AAACCTCGAAAATTTTTGGTTCAGGCACGAGCCGTCGTTTTAATACTTTTTACTGCAGCTGAATCTTCTTGCAAAATGGGAGTCTGAACTAGTAATACTGAGCAGGGAGCATGATGAACAACATAGTTACTGACACTACCTAAAAATAATTCTTTAACACCTGAATGTCCTCTTCTACCAATGATAATAACATCAGCATCGCAAGATTGAGCAAAATCGCAAATGGTGGAACTGGGATGACCAGTAATTTGACTAAACTCGGTCTGTACTCCTGCTGCGATCGCTTGATCTGTATAGAAACGTAGTAATTCTAATCCTTTTTGTTTAAATAATTCCCATTCTTTTTCGTATAATTCATTAGCCATACGCATTATCTGAGGATCGAGATGAACACAATGATCTCTGTGTTTTACAAAGTAAGGAGATAGCATGGGACTACCTTCTTCTTCTGCTGATAATACATGAAGTATCATCAAGTTGACTTTAGCAGCTTTAGCTAGAGATAAAGCTTGGTCAAATACTTGTCTACTAGCTGGCGAACGATCTATTGCTACGAGTATTTTGTTAAACATTGTATTGATCCTTATTTGTGTTCGTGGTTAGTGGTTAGTGTTTAGTTGCTACTGACTATCTATTTTTTCTGGAAAAGTGTTGTTGCATGAGATGAGAAATTTACAGTTTTATTTAAAACTGAGGGGGGGTAAGAAGAATTTAAGCTAAGAGTTAATTGCTAAGTTAGTTCAGTTAATTGCTGTTCTATTTCAGCTACTTTCAGTCTGGTTTTGAGGACTGAATCGGGATTAAGACTTATGGAATTGATACCCTCTTGAACTAGAAACTCCGCAAATT is a genomic window of Pleurocapsa sp. PCC 7319 containing:
- a CDS encoding universal stress protein encodes the protein MFNKILVAIDRSPASRQVFDQALSLAKAAKVNLMILHVLSAEEEGSPMLSPYFVKHRDHCVHLDPQIMRMANELYEKEWELFKQKGLELLRFYTDQAIAAGVQTEFSQITGHPSSTICDFAQSCDADVIIIGRRGHSGVKELFLGSVSNYVVHHAPCSVLLVQTPILQEDSAAVKSIKTTARA